In Herbaspirillum seropedicae, a single window of DNA contains:
- a CDS encoding cytochrome b/b6 domain-containing protein: MSRPPVLHPLAVRIAHWLNAFAIACMISSGWGIYNASPLFPFKFASWMTLGGWLGGSIAWHFAAMWLLVANGLFYLLYGALSGHFRRHLLPVRAGEVWRDAGQALRLKLPHQPGVYNAVQKLLYWAVMLLGILVVLSGLALWKPVQLDWLADLFGGFDFARKVHFAAMAGIAAFVVVHLALVAIVPRTLIPMFTGGHDKKANAS; the protein is encoded by the coding sequence ATGTCCCGACCACCCGTTCTTCATCCGCTGGCCGTACGCATTGCCCACTGGCTCAATGCCTTTGCCATCGCCTGCATGATCAGCAGTGGCTGGGGCATCTATAACGCCTCGCCCCTCTTTCCCTTCAAATTCGCTTCCTGGATGACCCTGGGCGGCTGGCTGGGCGGTTCCATCGCCTGGCACTTCGCGGCGATGTGGCTGCTGGTGGCCAATGGCTTGTTCTATCTGCTCTATGGCGCGCTGAGCGGCCACTTCCGCCGCCACCTGCTGCCCGTGCGGGCCGGCGAGGTCTGGCGCGACGCCGGGCAGGCGCTGCGCTTAAAACTGCCGCACCAGCCCGGCGTCTACAACGCCGTGCAGAAGCTGCTGTATTGGGCGGTGATGCTGCTGGGCATCCTGGTGGTGCTGTCCGGCTTGGCGCTGTGGAAGCCGGTGCAGCTGGACTGGCTGGCCGATCTCTTTGGCGGCTTCGACTTTGCGCGCAAGGTCCACTTCGCCGCCATGGCGGGCATCGCCGCCTTCGTGGTGGTCCACCTGGCGCTGGTGGCCATCGTGCCCAGGACGCTCATCCCGATGTTCACCGGCGGCCATGACAAGAAGGCCAATGCATCATGA